The stretch of DNA GTTTGGGCCTTGGTCGTAGGATGGTAGCGCAAGAAAGGCATAGATGGACGGTGTGCAAACATTAATGCCAGGCAGGTTCACATAGATACGTGCCACCATGCTGTTTATTCGAGTTGGCACACGCGTGTTGTGTCTATTGGCATGGTAGGGTTAGTGACATTTGCCACCTTGGTGTAGCAAGGATCCATCCATGGTGAGTAGTCTTGCATAGCAACGGCTAGTTCGATGCTCTATTGTGGTTTGGGGTGACGTTTTGTGCATGTTTGTACTATAGAGTCATAGTAGTGTGGGAGGTGACATCGCTGTGGAGGTTATCTTGTTGCCGTGGTTCTTTAATAGTGTTTAGGTAGTTTTTCTTTGTGTTTCTCCTGATTATGGGGTTTGTGCTCTTATTTTTTTTTGTCTTGATATATTAATACAAATGGGCATTGGTTAGTGTCGACCATTTTAAAAGAAAATCCTTTTAGGCGATTTATCTGCAAAAGTTTTCTAGAATGTTTCTTAGTAAAAAAATTACTCAGGGAAGTTTCCTCAATTCCTTTTCGAAAATTTTCTGTAGAACTTTTTGTGAAAAGTATTAGCTGCAAAGAATATTTGCACACATTTTTAACATCAATCTTCTTCGTTTGCCCATTTCAGGTCATCAGCATCAGTTTTATTTCTTTTGATATCGAAGCAAGCGCGGGATTGGCTTGACCTCAACCATATCCTGCACTCCTGAGCACATCTGATACCAACTTGCTCTCTACCCAAGATACAACTCCACCGCAACAAGCAATGGCATCATCTAATCAGCCACAAGAACCTCAACATCCCAACCTTCGTCAACGCTTGGATATCTCTAATCATACCTGGTTCGTCcctccctcttcctcctctccatcCTTGCCACCCCTTACTATCTGATTTTTAACTAGATGTCAGTGGTGTTTGCGTGCATGCAGGAGAAATTGGGCAAATGGCTTGCCACAAGAAATGAGGGCGCTTATTGCGGAGCGCGCCCTGGACACCGATGAGAAAGACCTGATCCGTTTTCGCGCTGTTTGTAGCGCATGGAGGGATAGCATTGGCGGCGAGAACAGAATCAACCGCGGCATCCACCCCCGTAGGTGGATCCTATTACCGGAGGCCAGCGATGCCGCAACACTTTGTAAGTTTGGCAACATCGCCACTGGTGAATGCATCCAACTCCAGAATCTCCATCAGCTCGCCAATCACACTGTGGCAGAAGGGCCACATGGCAACCCAGAGGGCATGCTTGTCCTGCGAGATGACACCAGCTTCGTCATCAGGCTGTTCAATCCCCTCACCCGGCAACTCATTCATCTCCCATCACTCAAGACGCTGGTGGTTGGAGTTGAAGGTGATGATGATCAGATGCCGGACGAGGAATTCGGAGAGCTTCATGAGGTGACAGCCGCGGGCTTTGTTGGTGGTTCGAAGCTCGTCCTCTACTTTGACGCCATCAAAATGATCGCTGTTGCTAAGCCAGGTGATAAGGATTGGGAGGTGGTTGCTTACGACCGGCCGCTCATGTCAGTGGCCACAATCGGAGACCACTTTTACTGCCTCAGCACCGAGTCCCTGTTTGAGTTCGACGCATCAACGAGCCCACCACAGCTGGTGGTTGTCTCCTAGGTAGACCGCCCGGGCAACATCATCTTGGACACCATGAGGTTGGTGGACAATGGTGGGGAGCTGCTGGTCCTATGGAATGAACTCCATCTCCATCCACAGGGCTTCTGGCACCTCTGGTATGCGGTGAGGCGAATTGACCTCAATGAGGGACTGATGATCCCTACCTATTACTTGAATGACCGTGCTGTGGTCATTGGGCCATCAGGTGCGATATCGGTGTCGACAACGCACTTCCCTGAACTTGATGCTAACACCATCTACTTCCGCTATGGTTGCAACAAAGACTTCATAAAGCAGTGTGCCCTAAGCAACACATATGAATACTATCGACCCCCACCGGGAAGCTTTGCTAAATGTCTGGGCTCTTATGTCACCAACTTCGCTTATACAACTTGCCCCCATTAATTTCCATTTTCAGCGAGATGATTGCAGAGACAGAGCTAGCTAGGTCTTTGACCTATTCAGTGGGactttttttccccttttctagCAAAACCATGGGAGGAAAACATCTAAGGCTTAGCTTCATTGATCTTGGCTAGATTTAGTTTGTGATTTCAAGAATAATGTCTGTCTTAATTAGTGGTGTGATGTGATGTGTGACGAGTTACAATGTAAGAGTTTCCTATGCTCTGGTATATCATACTGTCatttgcacttttcttttctGTGCTGTGGTGTGTTACATGATAGAATTAAGTAACCTTGTTTGTGTGGGCATGTGGCTCATGAATCAAGCTTAGCATATCTAAATTATGTAGCTCGTGAGAATGGTATACCCAGTGGAAATTGTAGTCTGGAGCCCTGCAAGCTTGAGGTTTTCGATCAAAAAActggattgatgaggttccaGGTTTCATGATATGAACTGCAACTTTCAGTGAATCAGTGTAGGGCTAGAAGCTCTAGAATGTCTCAAACAAAAAATGTGCATACGCGAGACTGGTTTCAAGATAAAAAAAAAAATGTGGTTTAGAGAGAGGAGAGATCATATCGCCTGCAATCCTGTTGACTGTACTGGCCAAATGGATTTCCATGTGTTTCAAGAAGTGAGATAGATTGGGAACTATTTTTGCAGTCATATGTCCTCTCCACGTTAGTCAGGTATAGTTAGCAAAGTTGCATGACAACATTATCTGATCGAGTATGCTAGCTAACCTGAAAGAATTTATATCAATGTAAATTATGGTGAGTCCAGAAGTGAAGAAATAGAAACAATATTTTGTAGTCATGTATTCATAATTTCTTATAGTTAGTCCTGCGAGCCTCTATTTAAAGAAAAACTGCACGATTAGATTGTTTTCAGCTTTCAAACTTTGAAGCAATCAACACAGTTTTATTCATGCATCTTTCACACAATgacaaccaaaaaaaaaaaccatGCCTAATGCAACTGCATAGTCCATAAGCAAATACATCATCAAACATCAATAAGTGGCTTTGTTTCTGTCTTCCGCAACAGAGAACCAAAAGCCAACTGACTGTTAGCATCCTAAAAACATGTTACAATGGGTGTTCTACTTGATGTACACAGTTCATGGTCATTGCAAGGTAAACTGCAGCATCACACTCCTCACACTCTTTCGAGCTCAGTTATGTGCTTCCCCAGCTGCTCCTTCAGTTCTTTCCGCCACCCTTCAATCAGCTTCGTGTGCTTGGCAGTAAGCTCAGACTTGGTCTTCAGTTCTTCCTCCATTGTAGTGATCTCCTGCGTAGTGCAAAACCAAACATGTCAACAAGATGAGTAGGCATGACTCTACTAAGGCATTATTATAGAAGCAATGGCATGAAAAATACATGTGTGAAGGTGAATACAAGTACTTGGAAATTTCACTAGGAAGTGGGAACACCATGTTTTCTAAAAGTGACAATTCAGCAAGGCTATCAGTTCCTTCAAATATATTATTTAATTTTGAGTTACTAGATATCCTATTCAGTACATAGGTTATATCAGAATACAACAATATTATTGCATCATAAAATTCAATTTCAGATTTTCCTGGGTTACATACATATCTAACAAAAAAAAGGAGATGATGCCAGAATAAGATCAAAGAGTCTTGTAATACTAATAAGGCTCACACTGAGTGTCACAAACTGCCTGTAGCAAGTAGAAATAGGTGATTTTTAAGTTAGCTATTCCTAAGGATAGGCCAACTTCAAATGACTGGTTTGAGCTGATCAAACCATGTAAAATTTGAATACTACTACCAATGACAGTTTCTGATCAGCCTTCAGTTCCCCAATCACCATGCCCAAACCTTATCCCCTTTCCAATAACCCACAGGATATGCACGTCTTTACTCCACTCTCAATTAGACGAGGAAGAAGTGAATGTACCTTCCGAAGCATCTCTTCTGCTGTTGGTTGGTCCTCGCGCTGCAGGCTGATGAAGTAAGACTGGAGCTTCTTGGCAGCCTCCATGAAGTCCCTGGCGTGCCTCTCAACGTCAACTGTTCAAGACGGTACAAACAGCAACATTCAGAATCTCCAGTTAGGTAGTATCGAATGAGAAGATGCAATTTAACTCTTTAATAAGTTGATAATCATTCTACACTATTTAAGTTAAAAGAGTCCACAGAATGCAGTTATCTTGGTACTCCCCGATTGCAATGTATTCTATACAGTTGATAGAAGCTTATAATCTCCTCGGCAATGAAAGCGACCAATCACACTACAATTGCTCGAGGGGCAAGAAAGATGCAATCTTTATCTGTAAAATAGCAAGAGCCGCTCATCCATCTCGCAGGCAAAACAACGAACACCTGGCGTGCGAGGGCGCCATGGACCGATCAAACACCACGATATTTGGCCGGCGACGCAACCGCGCGGATCTAATGAGGCgacagagagagggggagaggaggGAAACGACGGGTCGGCGGGCCATACTCTGGTGCGAGGACTGGAGGGAGCGGTCGACGGCCTGGAGCTCGCGCGCGGGGAGGCAGGGCAGCAGCGccgcctccagcgccgccacaCACGCCAGCATGTCctcgcgcccgcccgccccggGAGCCGGCTGCTGCTGAtgctgtggcggcggcggcgtctgcGCCGGCGactgcgacggcggcggcggcggctcagccatgacggagagggggaagagagagaTTGGGATCGGTTCGCCTCCGATTCGTTTcgactcctcctcctcctcagacAAGGAGACGACCGTCCGTTGGAGGACGGACGGCTAAGATTGATTCACAGCCAGCGTATACTGGGCCTGGGTGGGTCGAGGCAGACCAGCCCAATTTGCTCAGGCCTTGGTACTGAAAGTCTCAAATGATTTTTCTTGAAGACAAATGTTTTGCCAACACAAACTCGACAAGTAATCAGTCACATTTCTCGTGGTACGGGAAAAAAATGACTACcataaaaaaagagagaaaaaaatgGCTCCATCCATTTCAAATTACAGTTGTTACAGTTGCCAGAATTCAATCCAAACGAGCCAAGGCCCAAACCAGCAAAACGAAACAGCATCCCACAAATCTCCATTCCGTAACACATGAAGGCCCACTCGTTAGCCCAATAGCCCACGAACTCAAAAACCCTAGCAGCTGCCCCGCGACTTCCTCTCCCCACTATAAAGCTCctccgctgcgccgccgccaccctcctTCCCGAGCCGGAGGCGAACAAGGTAAGCAGCAGCaggaaccctagcgccgccgcagccATGGTGAGCACCCTCTcactgccccccccccccctttccaGAGGCTTTCCCCGCTGTGTTTCTTACCCTGGTGTGTGTCTTAGGGTATCGACCTCGTTGCCGGCGGGAggaacaagaagaccaagcgCAACGCGCCCAAGTCAGACGATGTCTACCTCAAGCTCCTCGTCAAGGTACACCACCACTCCTCCCGTCTAGCTATGTTTCCCGTGTTGGACGGCGATGTCGGGTTTGGCAGATCTGCCCTTGGTTAAGCTGTTGGTTTCTGAAAATGATCCGTGATTTGTAGTCCCGTACTGTTTTCTTATCATAGAAGCATCTGCCTGAGGATTAGCTTGTTGTGGTGGTGTAGTAAGCATATGAACTTCATTAGCTTGGGGGGACTCTAATGTATTTGGCAGGGAAGGGATTCGTATTTTGTTCATTTCTGTTTGGTAGATGTACAATAGTACAATTTTGTTTGCCTTGTGGGTAACTTTTTGCTGAGGTTTTGATTTGTGTATGTGTTATGCTGGAGTGCAGCTGTACCGTTTCTTGGTCAGGAGGACCAAGAGCAGCTTTAATGCCGTCATCCTCAAGAGGCTCTTCATGAGCAAGACGAACCGCCCTCCCATCTCCCTGCGCCgccttgccaagttcatggaaGGAAAGGTATGCAGCTGACAGTCCCTTGACCCCTTACTCTCATTCCAAAATGTAATGTAGTGCCCGGTTCTCTTTTTTGCACTTCCTTTTGTCCTTTGTTAGGATATTTTTATGCATCTTGAAGTATGCTTAATAATAATGGTCTAGTATTCTAGTTCGGGACAATTTTAGTGTGGTAGCTTGGGTAAGATCATGTGTATGGTGCTGAAATAGTGTCTTTTAtggaacaggaggagaagaacaTCGCTGTGATTGTTGGTACAGTCACAGATGACAAGAGGATCCAAGAGATCCCAGCAATGAAGGTTACCGCACTGAGGTTCACTGAGACAGCAAGGGCTAGGATTATCAATGCTGGTGGGGAGTGCCTCACATTTGACCAGCTTGCTCTCCGTGCTCCACTTGG from Panicum hallii strain FIL2 chromosome 3, PHallii_v3.1, whole genome shotgun sequence encodes:
- the LOC112884593 gene encoding 60S ribosomal protein L18-2-like, with amino-acid sequence MGIDLVAGGRNKKTKRNAPKSDDVYLKLLVKLYRFLVRRTKSSFNAVILKRLFMSKTNRPPISLRRLAKFMEGKEEKNIAVIVGTVTDDKRIQEIPAMKVTALRFTETARARIINAGGECLTFDQLALRAPLGENTVLLRGPKNAREAVRHFGKAPGVPHSHTKPYVRSKGRKFEKARGRRNSRGFKV
- the LOC112886713 gene encoding mediator of RNA polymerase II transcription subunit 28, with the protein product MAEPPPPPSQSPAQTPPPPQHQQQPAPGAGGREDMLACVAALEAALLPCLPARELQAVDRSLQSSHQIDVERHARDFMEAAKKLQSYFISLQREDQPTAEEMLRKEITTMEEELKTKSELTAKHTKLIEGWRKELKEQLGKHITELERV